In a single window of the Hoyosella subflava DQS3-9A1 genome:
- a CDS encoding aldose-1-epimerase, which yields MSAIGARRSLGGVVEYPSADTYDAANGTVHTLAAGDYRATVFSSGAALGRLIWRGHDIVVPVTASEIPIAYEGKTLVPWPNRIADGRYSFRDRTHELPINEHATNSALHGFGCWVNWETVELNSCEATFRLHCLPRYGYPFHLITEVTYRLTADRGLCTEITSTNVGASPAPYGASSHPYLTCGLAPVDECILTVPAERVVTVDDRLLPTGTVPGGEVDLDFREARAVGPLQIDHAFGGLPRDEWEVVLRHPGAGLSARLTATAPWLQIYTGDRLGRRGIAVEPMTCPPDAFNSKDDLIVLESGDHHTLRFRIEGSFWPNT from the coding sequence TTGAGCGCCATCGGCGCCCGGCGCAGCCTCGGGGGAGTGGTGGAGTATCCGTCTGCGGACACGTACGACGCCGCAAACGGTACGGTTCACACTCTGGCCGCCGGCGACTACCGCGCGACGGTCTTTTCCTCGGGTGCGGCGCTGGGGCGGTTAATCTGGCGCGGACACGACATCGTCGTTCCAGTCACGGCGTCGGAGATCCCCATCGCATATGAGGGGAAGACGCTCGTGCCCTGGCCGAACCGCATCGCGGACGGCCGGTACTCCTTCCGTGACAGAACACACGAGCTACCCATCAACGAGCACGCCACGAACAGCGCCTTACACGGCTTCGGCTGCTGGGTGAACTGGGAAACGGTCGAGCTGAACTCATGCGAAGCCACGTTCCGATTGCACTGCCTGCCCCGATACGGGTACCCGTTCCACCTGATAACTGAGGTCACCTATCGCCTCACCGCCGACCGCGGGCTATGTACCGAGATCACCTCCACCAACGTCGGGGCGTCTCCCGCCCCCTACGGCGCGTCATCCCATCCGTACTTGACGTGCGGCCTCGCCCCTGTCGACGAGTGCATACTCACTGTTCCGGCGGAGCGCGTCGTGACGGTGGACGATCGGCTGCTGCCAACCGGAACGGTCCCGGGTGGGGAAGTGGATCTCGACTTCCGTGAGGCCCGGGCGGTGGGCCCCCTACAGATCGACCACGCCTTCGGAGGCCTGCCCCGTGACGAATGGGAGGTGGTGCTCCGTCACCCCGGTGCGGGGCTATCCGCCCGGCTGACGGCGACGGCACCATGGCTGCAGATCTACACCGGCGACAGACTTGGCCGCCGCGGGATAGCTGTCGAACCCATGACGTGTCCACCGGATGCATTTAATTCCAAGGATGATCTGATCGTGCTTGAGTCGGGAGATCACCACACCCTCCGGTTCAGAATTGAGGGTTCCTTCTGGCCGAACACGTGA
- the araA gene encoding L-arabinose isomerase: MKNPFDGKAIWFLTGSQDLYGEATLRQVAEQSRTIAATLDDASGIPVRVVWKPVLKDREAIRRAALEANADDECLGVITWMHTFSPAKMWILGLDALTKPMLHLHTQANVALPWGEIDMDFMNLNQAAHGDREFGYIATRLGVTRKTVVGHASNAVVQAKVGTWARAAAGWAAMHELRLARFGDNMRNVAVTEGDKTEAEIRLGVSVNTWGVNDLVEAVDAATSSDVDNLVAEYQEAYAVAPELRPGGDRHDSLRYGARIELGLRRFLEDGGFAAFTTNFEDLGGLRQLPGLAVQRLMADGYGFGAEGDWKTAILVRAAKVMGYGLPGGASLMEDYTYDLTPGREKILGAHMLEICPTLTTGRPRLEIHPLGIGGREDPVRLVFDTEPGEGVVVSMSDLRERFRLTANVVDVVPPDEPLPNLPVARAVWRPQPDLPTSAECWLTAGAAHHTVLTTAVGLEVFEDLADIAGIELAVIDETTTARQFNRDLKLNHAYYRLAQGL, encoded by the coding sequence ATGAAGAACCCCTTTGACGGCAAGGCAATCTGGTTCCTAACGGGCAGCCAGGACCTCTACGGCGAGGCGACCCTACGGCAGGTGGCTGAGCAATCGCGGACCATCGCCGCTACGCTCGACGACGCCTCCGGTATCCCTGTCCGCGTGGTTTGGAAGCCGGTCCTCAAGGACCGCGAGGCCATTCGCCGGGCCGCCCTGGAGGCCAACGCCGACGACGAGTGCCTGGGCGTTATCACATGGATGCACACCTTCTCACCGGCGAAGATGTGGATCCTGGGCCTTGACGCCCTGACCAAGCCGATGCTGCACCTTCACACTCAGGCCAATGTCGCATTGCCGTGGGGCGAGATCGACATGGACTTCATGAACCTCAACCAGGCTGCCCACGGCGACCGAGAGTTCGGCTACATCGCCACCCGTCTCGGGGTCACACGGAAGACCGTGGTGGGCCATGCGAGCAATGCCGTCGTCCAGGCTAAGGTCGGTACGTGGGCACGCGCTGCCGCCGGCTGGGCTGCAATGCACGAGCTGCGGCTGGCTCGCTTCGGCGACAACATGCGCAACGTCGCCGTCACCGAAGGCGACAAGACGGAAGCAGAGATCCGTCTCGGCGTGTCGGTTAACACCTGGGGCGTCAATGATCTGGTCGAGGCAGTGGACGCCGCTACCAGCTCGGATGTCGACAACCTTGTGGCCGAGTACCAGGAGGCATACGCGGTCGCCCCGGAGCTCCGTCCCGGCGGGGACCGCCACGATTCGTTGCGCTACGGCGCCCGTATCGAGCTCGGTTTGCGCAGGTTCCTCGAGGACGGCGGGTTCGCCGCTTTCACCACCAATTTCGAGGATCTCGGCGGCCTGCGCCAGCTGCCCGGACTTGCGGTCCAACGGCTGATGGCGGACGGGTACGGTTTTGGCGCCGAGGGTGATTGGAAGACTGCAATTCTGGTTCGGGCGGCCAAGGTCATGGGCTACGGGCTGCCAGGTGGAGCGTCGCTCATGGAGGACTACACCTACGATCTGACACCTGGGCGGGAAAAGATCCTCGGTGCCCATATGCTCGAGATCTGCCCGACCCTGACCACTGGCCGGCCGCGGCTGGAGATCCACCCGCTGGGGATCGGCGGGCGCGAGGACCCTGTCCGGCTCGTCTTCGACACGGAACCCGGGGAAGGCGTCGTCGTGTCGATGTCCGACCTGCGCGAGAGGTTCCGGCTCACAGCCAATGTCGTCGATGTCGTCCCCCCAGACGAACCACTGCCCAACTTGCCCGTCGCCCGAGCCGTCTGGAGGCCGCAACCGGATCTCCCTACCTCGGCCGAATGCTGGCTCACCGCCGGTGCGGCTCACCACACCGTCCTCACCACCGCGGTGGGCCTGGAGGTGTTCGAGGACCTCGCGGACATCGCAGGGATAGAGCTGGCGGTCATCGACGAGACGACGACAGCCCGGCAGTTCAACCGGGACCTCAAGCTGAACCACGCTTACTACAGACTGGCTCAAGGCCTTTGA
- a CDS encoding L-ribulose-5-phosphate 4-epimerase, translating to MALTELPPEVQASVAETRERVAALHAELTRYELVVWTAGNVSERVPDSDLFVIKPSGVSYDALSAEMMVVCTLDGKKIDDGTPAHLQPSSDTAAHAYVYQHMSDVGGVVHTHSTYATAWAARGEPVPCALTMMADEFGGVIPVGPFALIGDDSIGRGIVETLQESRSPAVLMRNHGPFTIGKDARAAVKAAVMCEEVARTVHISRQLGAPDRIPQADIDRLYDRYQNVYGQRTTQ from the coding sequence ATTGCGCTGACTGAGTTGCCCCCTGAGGTGCAGGCCTCTGTCGCTGAGACCCGAGAACGGGTGGCAGCCCTGCACGCCGAGCTAACCCGATACGAACTCGTGGTGTGGACGGCCGGCAACGTCTCCGAACGCGTGCCCGACTCGGACCTATTTGTCATCAAGCCCTCTGGCGTCTCCTATGACGCCCTCAGCGCCGAGATGATGGTCGTCTGCACGCTCGACGGGAAGAAGATCGACGACGGGACCCCCGCCCACCTCCAGCCATCATCGGACACGGCTGCCCACGCCTACGTCTACCAGCACATGTCCGATGTCGGCGGGGTCGTGCACACCCACTCCACCTACGCCACCGCTTGGGCCGCTCGCGGCGAACCGGTCCCGTGCGCGCTCACGATGATGGCCGACGAATTCGGAGGGGTTATCCCCGTGGGACCATTCGCCCTCATCGGTGACGATTCCATCGGCCGGGGCATCGTGGAGACCCTGCAGGAGTCCCGCTCGCCAGCAGTGCTCATGCGCAACCACGGCCCCTTCACCATCGGCAAGGACGCGCGGGCGGCCGTTAAGGCGGCCGTGATGTGCGAAGAAGTCGCCCGCACCGTCCACATCTCCCGCCAGCTCGGCGCCCCTGACCGTATCCCGCAAGCAGACATCGATCGTCTCTATGACCGCTACCAGAACGTTTATGGCCAACGCACCACGCAGTAG
- the araB gene encoding ribulokinase: MAHQGSAVVVGVDYGTLSGRAVVVRVHDGAELGSAMHEYKHAVMDRTLDAHAGEVLPPDWALQVPADYIDVLKNAVPAAITAAGVDPADVIGIGTDFTACTMVPTTADGTPLCELEQFVGRPHAYVKLWKHHAAQGQADRINALAHERGEKWINRYGGFISSEWEFAKGLQLLEEDPEIYAAMDHWVEAADWIVWQLTGRYVRNACTAGYKGIYQDGAYPSEEFLEALNPDFARFVREKLDHEVGQLGHRAGALSAEAAAWTGLNKGIAVAVGNVDAHVSAPAANALEAGQMMAIMGTSTCHVMNGETLAEVPGMCGVVHGGIVEGSWGYEAGQSGVGDIFASYVANQVPGEYTEEADRRGISVHELLTERAADQQVGEHGLIALDWHSGNRSVLVDHELSGLVVGQTLTTRPEDVYRALLEATAFGTRAIVEAFDDAGVPVTELVVAGGLLKNAFLMQMYADVTHLPLSAIASEQGPALGSAIHAAVAAGAYPNVRVAAQAMGRRVVGAYIPDEIAAQRYDALYAEYKVLHDYFGRGGNDVMHQLKRIRREALTMQRKPVPPERPTIETDRTVSPAYAAGVFS, encoded by the coding sequence ATGGCCCATCAAGGATCAGCTGTCGTCGTAGGAGTCGATTACGGAACACTGTCCGGCCGGGCCGTCGTGGTGAGGGTTCATGACGGCGCGGAACTGGGCAGCGCGATGCACGAGTACAAGCACGCCGTAATGGACCGGACGCTCGACGCCCACGCCGGTGAGGTGCTGCCTCCAGACTGGGCGTTGCAGGTGCCCGCCGACTATATCGACGTGCTGAAGAATGCGGTGCCGGCGGCTATAACGGCTGCGGGTGTGGACCCGGCCGATGTCATCGGGATCGGGACCGACTTCACGGCGTGCACTATGGTGCCCACCACCGCTGATGGGACGCCGTTGTGCGAGCTGGAGCAGTTCGTCGGCCGTCCCCACGCCTACGTGAAGCTGTGGAAACACCATGCGGCTCAGGGGCAAGCGGACCGGATCAATGCTCTTGCTCACGAGCGGGGGGAGAAGTGGATCAACCGGTATGGAGGGTTCATCTCCTCGGAGTGGGAGTTCGCCAAGGGACTGCAGCTGCTCGAGGAGGATCCCGAGATCTACGCGGCGATGGACCACTGGGTCGAAGCAGCCGATTGGATCGTGTGGCAGCTGACCGGCCGCTACGTCCGCAACGCCTGCACAGCTGGGTACAAGGGCATCTACCAGGACGGTGCCTATCCTTCAGAGGAATTCCTCGAAGCCCTGAACCCCGACTTCGCCCGGTTTGTGCGGGAGAAGCTAGATCACGAGGTCGGCCAACTCGGCCACCGCGCGGGCGCCTTGTCGGCAGAGGCCGCCGCCTGGACAGGGCTGAACAAGGGCATCGCGGTCGCCGTGGGCAACGTCGACGCTCACGTGAGCGCTCCGGCGGCGAACGCGCTCGAGGCCGGGCAGATGATGGCGATCATGGGGACGTCCACCTGCCACGTGATGAACGGGGAAACCCTGGCCGAGGTCCCCGGCATGTGTGGCGTCGTCCACGGCGGGATCGTCGAGGGTTCGTGGGGCTACGAGGCCGGTCAGTCCGGTGTCGGTGACATCTTTGCCTCGTACGTGGCTAATCAGGTACCAGGTGAATACACGGAGGAGGCTGATCGGCGGGGAATCTCTGTCCACGAACTGCTCACGGAGCGGGCCGCGGACCAGCAGGTCGGAGAGCACGGTCTGATCGCCCTGGACTGGCACTCGGGCAACCGGTCGGTGCTGGTGGACCACGAGCTCTCCGGACTGGTGGTTGGGCAGACACTGACGACACGCCCCGAGGACGTCTACCGGGCGCTCCTGGAGGCAACCGCCTTCGGGACCCGCGCCATTGTGGAAGCCTTTGACGATGCCGGGGTGCCCGTCACTGAACTGGTCGTGGCCGGTGGCCTGCTCAAGAACGCCTTCCTTATGCAGATGTATGCCGACGTCACTCATCTGCCGCTGTCCGCCATCGCCTCCGAACAAGGCCCGGCACTGGGCTCGGCCATTCACGCCGCAGTCGCCGCGGGGGCCTACCCCAATGTGCGTGTCGCCGCCCAGGCGATGGGCCGCCGTGTCGTAGGCGCCTACATTCCTGATGAGATCGCCGCCCAGCGGTATGACGCGCTTTACGCCGAGTACAAAGTGCTGCACGACTACTTCGGCAGGGGAGGCAACGACGTCATGCACCAGCTCAAGAGAATCCGGCGGGAGGCCCTGACCATGCAGCGCAAGCCGGTGCCGCCTGAGCGGCCCACCATAGAGACCGACCGGACTGTAAGCCCGGCGTACGCGGCGGGGGTCTTCTCGTGA
- a CDS encoding LacI family DNA-binding transcriptional regulator, giving the protein MRDKINGSAQAPRMIDVARLAGVSQQTVSRVLNGNVYVSEELRERVEQAVRHLGYRRNKSARALVTNETMHLGVITVGTAQYGPSRALFGVALQARSRGYATSLVSLDDANRANMRQALDHLLADGVDGIIILAPTAAAADASESLDARVPLVMFQPGAVDGLHTVSHDEMLGACTATQHLVDLGHPTVHHLAGPTGWLASEARIEGWRTTLGAAGKAAVEPRRGDWSAASGYTVGLGLLQQDKPTAVFVANDQMALGLLKAAAELGIRVPEALSVVGFDDIPESQYFCPSLTTMRLDFDEVGRRCVDRVINLIRHGEYFSQPVVAPYLIPRASTARHEKS; this is encoded by the coding sequence ATGCGAGACAAGATTAACGGGTCTGCGCAGGCACCACGGATGATCGATGTCGCACGATTGGCTGGCGTCTCGCAGCAGACCGTCTCTCGCGTACTCAACGGCAACGTATACGTGTCGGAGGAGCTACGGGAGCGAGTCGAGCAGGCTGTTCGACACCTAGGCTATCGCCGGAACAAGTCGGCTCGTGCGCTCGTCACCAACGAGACTATGCATCTGGGCGTCATCACGGTCGGAACGGCGCAATACGGTCCTTCCCGCGCCTTGTTCGGCGTTGCACTGCAAGCCCGGAGCCGGGGTTATGCCACCAGTCTGGTGAGCCTCGATGACGCCAACCGTGCGAACATGCGGCAGGCGCTTGACCATCTCCTCGCTGACGGGGTCGACGGGATCATCATCCTCGCGCCGACCGCGGCGGCCGCCGATGCGTCCGAGTCTCTGGACGCTCGGGTGCCCTTAGTGATGTTCCAGCCAGGTGCGGTAGACGGTCTCCACACCGTCTCCCACGACGAGATGCTGGGTGCCTGCACCGCAACCCAGCATCTTGTGGATCTCGGCCATCCCACCGTGCACCATCTCGCCGGTCCCACTGGCTGGCTCGCATCCGAGGCGCGGATCGAGGGTTGGCGCACCACGCTGGGTGCCGCGGGGAAGGCGGCCGTGGAACCGAGGCGGGGGGACTGGAGCGCAGCCTCCGGCTACACAGTGGGCCTCGGCCTTCTGCAGCAGGACAAACCCACCGCCGTCTTCGTGGCCAACGATCAGATGGCCCTCGGCCTGCTGAAAGCAGCAGCAGAACTGGGGATTCGTGTCCCGGAGGCGCTGAGCGTCGTCGGCTTCGACGATATCCCCGAGTCGCAGTACTTCTGTCCCTCCCTCACAACCATGCGCCTGGACTTCGACGAGGTCGGCCGACGTTGCGTGGACCGGGTGATCAACCTTATCCGGCACGGCGAGTACTTCAGCCAGCCCGTCGTCGCTCCGTACCTTATCCCGCGGGCGAGCACAGCTCGACACGAAAAGTCGTAA
- a CDS encoding Gfo/Idh/MocA family protein — protein MSPIRVLVLGMGRWGNRWLEALADIPGVALSGTAGGRVRVAADRLPKTDSYCHYRSFSEALDRCPADAVIITLPVRLHAEAITRAIEAGMHVLVEKPLVGTRQDLAAVLSARSGRPDIQVVVSQNYRHRPWARRARQQIASGILGEVRHISIRFSKAEILEGGRDQLQAPLLEDMCIHHLDLVRYLTGREAVEVFAIQHRAPWSRYSGMPGLEALITLDDGTMVNYSGTWAGRGPETSWDGEFVFHGEHGVLEVAEDKVALNGDPTAALLPQRIPNETDDLRAVFQSFHQAVDGHEVAETDVADNRSTVELLFAVEESLKSRRPAPVRA, from the coding sequence ATGAGCCCCATCAGGGTGCTAGTTCTCGGCATGGGTCGGTGGGGAAACCGATGGCTGGAGGCGCTGGCAGACATCCCGGGAGTTGCACTCTCGGGCACCGCTGGAGGAAGGGTTCGGGTCGCGGCCGACAGGCTTCCCAAGACGGACTCCTACTGTCACTACCGCAGTTTCTCAGAGGCTTTGGATCGCTGCCCGGCCGACGCCGTGATAATAACGCTTCCGGTCCGCCTTCATGCGGAGGCCATCACACGGGCAATTGAGGCCGGGATGCACGTTCTCGTCGAGAAGCCTCTCGTGGGCACACGACAAGATCTCGCCGCTGTCCTGTCAGCCCGGTCGGGGCGCCCTGACATCCAGGTCGTCGTGTCGCAGAACTACCGCCACCGGCCATGGGCGCGGCGAGCGCGACAGCAAATCGCAAGCGGTATCCTCGGAGAAGTCCGGCATATCTCCATAAGATTCAGTAAGGCGGAGATCCTCGAAGGTGGGCGGGACCAGCTGCAGGCTCCTCTCCTGGAAGATATGTGCATCCATCATCTCGACCTCGTGCGCTACCTCACCGGACGCGAAGCTGTCGAAGTGTTCGCCATCCAGCACCGCGCGCCGTGGAGCCGCTACTCCGGGATGCCGGGACTCGAAGCTCTCATCACACTCGATGACGGCACCATGGTTAATTATTCCGGTACATGGGCTGGGAGAGGGCCGGAGACCTCCTGGGACGGCGAGTTCGTCTTCCACGGCGAGCACGGCGTGCTCGAGGTCGCCGAGGACAAGGTCGCGCTCAACGGCGACCCAACCGCCGCCCTGCTACCACAACGAATTCCCAACGAAACCGACGACCTCCGCGCTGTGTTCCAGAGCTTCCACCAGGCTGTGGACGGGCACGAGGTTGCAGAAACCGACGTGGCCGACAATCGCTCGACCGTCGAATTGCTATTTGCTGTTGAAGAATCGCTCAAATCGCGCCGCCCCGCGCCAGTGCGGGCTTGA
- a CDS encoding nitrilase-related carbon-nitrogen hydrolase, with protein sequence MIEPFSVVALSPRTFQVKEREDGVKNVKRINEFMDTAVMVGAWEGAPVRLVVIPEMAIQGMIANTPGNREKEAHFAVTIPGPETDELAKKARQLNTYIAAELYMVKDDDFPDRYFNVAFIIDPAGEVVYKRYKATSDAYEGGMLGNMNPHDVWDEWIAKKGNGNVMDAIFPVARTEIGNIGIAICHEGVYPEVVRGLAMNGAEIIVRPTLIEPAVMNGMWEIQNKAHALFNSAYVVAPNLGPEIRDDGGIQDLFGGQSMIVNPRGQIVAQQNGWTSGDSFVCTTIDIEALRRARVANGLYNQFKDMRTEQYRAIYDQPIYPKNQYLDAPPTEDWLAREEATRARNIQTLIKRGVITPPTGYQTNGFAKESSVIEARSEVSGS encoded by the coding sequence GTGATCGAACCGTTTTCTGTCGTAGCGCTCTCGCCCCGCACCTTCCAGGTCAAGGAGCGTGAGGACGGGGTCAAGAACGTCAAGCGGATCAACGAGTTCATGGACACGGCCGTGATGGTCGGCGCCTGGGAGGGCGCCCCGGTCCGGCTCGTCGTCATCCCTGAGATGGCCATTCAGGGCATGATCGCGAACACCCCAGGCAACCGCGAGAAGGAAGCCCACTTCGCGGTCACCATCCCCGGTCCTGAGACCGACGAACTCGCCAAGAAGGCGCGGCAGCTCAACACCTACATCGCCGCCGAACTCTACATGGTCAAGGACGACGACTTCCCTGACCGCTATTTCAACGTCGCGTTCATCATCGATCCAGCCGGGGAAGTCGTCTACAAGCGGTACAAGGCGACCAGCGATGCCTACGAGGGCGGGATGCTCGGCAATATGAACCCGCACGACGTGTGGGACGAGTGGATCGCCAAGAAGGGTAACGGGAACGTGATGGACGCGATCTTCCCGGTCGCCCGCACCGAAATCGGCAACATCGGCATCGCGATCTGCCACGAGGGTGTGTACCCCGAGGTCGTCCGCGGTCTCGCGATGAACGGTGCTGAAATCATCGTCCGGCCCACTCTTATCGAGCCGGCTGTGATGAACGGCATGTGGGAGATCCAGAACAAGGCACACGCACTGTTCAACTCCGCCTATGTCGTCGCTCCGAACCTCGGTCCGGAGATCAGGGACGACGGCGGCATCCAGGATCTCTTCGGCGGCCAGTCGATGATCGTCAACCCACGAGGGCAGATAGTCGCCCAGCAGAACGGCTGGACGTCCGGGGACTCCTTCGTCTGCACCACGATCGATATTGAGGCGCTACGGCGGGCTCGGGTCGCCAACGGACTGTACAACCAGTTCAAGGACATGCGCACCGAACAATACCGTGCCATCTACGACCAGCCCATCTACCCCAAGAACCAGTACCTCGATGCTCCGCCAACGGAGGACTGGCTCGCCCGCGAGGAGGCCACCAGGGCACGCAACATCCAGACGCTCATCAAGCGGGGTGTGATCACACCTCCCACTGGCTACCAGACGAACGGGTTCGCGAAGGAGTCCTCAGTGATCGAGGCGAGGTCTGAGGTCAGCGGATCCTGA
- a CDS encoding sugar ABC transporter substrate-binding protein: MMRATTGIATVAALTAGLALTACGSEGGTRDGTTASKADGESITIGFSQRRLAGSDWWATLLQGAEDKAAELGAKIIVTDAGGDTVKQNSDVQTLLTRGVDAIILNPHDPTGLASAVTTTVRDDVPLVVVNGSLSDELAPHQFCYVAEDQIGVAARLGAAIAEKASERWGDEPVTAVVIGGYSGETITNLRHKGVVEGYASVEDAPEITYLPIRYGEWLPDRALTPTRDVATANPDIDIVFSLSDVMLPGIERGLRDAGALNQVLIGTYDGQMAVLRKMMENPDGPVQVNASNEPYKQGQTAVEMAVAAARGESQDEVCPGGEFFIDTFLATPENAEEHHDPQRQF, encoded by the coding sequence ATGATGCGTGCTACCACAGGGATTGCCACTGTCGCCGCACTTACCGCCGGCCTCGCGCTCACCGCATGCGGCTCAGAAGGCGGCACGAGGGACGGCACCACGGCCTCCAAAGCCGACGGTGAGTCGATCACAATCGGATTCTCCCAGCGACGCCTTGCCGGCAGCGACTGGTGGGCCACACTTCTGCAAGGCGCCGAGGACAAAGCCGCGGAACTTGGTGCGAAGATCATCGTCACAGACGCAGGCGGTGACACCGTCAAGCAGAATTCCGATGTGCAGACTCTTCTCACCCGCGGGGTCGATGCCATCATCCTCAATCCGCACGATCCCACCGGCCTCGCCAGTGCGGTCACCACCACGGTCCGGGACGATGTGCCTCTCGTGGTCGTCAACGGCAGCCTCTCTGACGAGCTGGCTCCACATCAATTCTGTTACGTCGCCGAGGATCAGATTGGGGTTGCCGCTCGGCTCGGCGCGGCAATCGCCGAGAAGGCCTCGGAGCGCTGGGGTGACGAGCCCGTCACCGCTGTGGTGATCGGGGGGTACAGCGGTGAGACGATCACTAACCTGCGGCACAAGGGCGTCGTCGAGGGATACGCGAGCGTCGAGGACGCGCCTGAGATCACCTACCTGCCCATCCGGTACGGCGAATGGCTGCCCGACCGGGCCCTCACGCCTACACGCGATGTCGCCACGGCGAATCCCGACATCGACATCGTGTTCAGCCTGAGCGACGTCATGCTCCCTGGCATCGAGCGAGGTCTTCGGGACGCCGGTGCTCTCAACCAGGTGCTTATCGGCACCTACGACGGCCAGATGGCCGTGCTCAGGAAAATGATGGAAAACCCTGACGGCCCGGTCCAGGTCAACGCCTCCAACGAACCATACAAGCAGGGGCAGACGGCCGTCGAGATGGCGGTGGCTGCGGCCCGCGGCGAGTCTCAGGATGAGGTGTGCCCCGGCGGCGAGTTCTTCATCGACACGTTCCTAGCGACGCCAGAAAACGCCGAGGAGCACCACGACCCGCAGCGGCAGTTCTAA
- a CDS encoding ABC transporter permease, whose protein sequence is MSVFTRGAPPAYAPKERPDGAKVNGEVRRRFKIGPPGYLIGVFVLVAIIGSLVSPHFLTMRNLENIAVAASVVAVLGVAQFIVIVTRGIDLSVGSVAALSTVIAAVMLQQGHGVFITVIVTIAACSLAGLINGILVVYARIAPFVATLAMMSIARGVAFLVQVGTLIVISDRTFLTIFGGNTGSIPNVVIIALAVTLIAAFVMRFGSVGRRLYALGGNPEAARLSGLPVKRDQVMAYTTSGALAGLAGLMLAGRLSQGSSLVGQGYELDSIAAAVVGGTSLFGGTGDPISTVLGALIIGMIGNIMNLAGIQSEPQMVILGIVILLAVFLTSGGGIQRIRAALSKLRPKRNGVSDSTPASSPEDVPISRRPDLEQGVDSSGPNRQSNNTEGNP, encoded by the coding sequence ATGTCAGTATTTACACGCGGCGCTCCACCCGCATATGCGCCGAAGGAACGGCCCGACGGCGCAAAGGTCAACGGGGAGGTGCGACGGCGGTTCAAGATCGGTCCGCCCGGCTATCTGATCGGCGTCTTTGTGCTGGTGGCGATCATCGGCTCGCTGGTGTCACCGCACTTCCTGACCATGCGAAATCTTGAGAACATCGCCGTCGCGGCATCCGTCGTCGCGGTGCTCGGTGTCGCACAGTTTATCGTCATCGTCACACGAGGCATCGACCTTTCGGTGGGATCAGTGGCAGCGCTGTCCACTGTCATCGCAGCAGTGATGCTGCAACAAGGCCACGGGGTCTTCATCACGGTCATAGTCACGATCGCCGCTTGCTCTCTGGCGGGACTGATCAACGGGATCCTCGTGGTCTACGCGCGGATCGCGCCATTCGTTGCAACGCTGGCGATGATGAGCATTGCCCGAGGTGTGGCGTTCCTCGTGCAGGTCGGCACGCTGATCGTCATCAGCGACCGGACGTTCCTGACCATCTTCGGTGGCAACACCGGTTCGATTCCCAACGTCGTGATCATCGCCCTAGCCGTCACGCTCATCGCAGCATTCGTCATGCGGTTCGGATCTGTGGGCCGACGGCTCTACGCTCTCGGGGGCAACCCGGAAGCCGCCCGGCTTTCCGGCCTGCCAGTCAAGCGCGACCAGGTGATGGCTTACACGACGAGCGGCGCACTGGCCGGTCTAGCCGGCCTCATGCTGGCAGGACGGCTGTCCCAGGGAAGCTCCCTCGTCGGCCAGGGCTATGAACTGGATTCCATCGCGGCAGCCGTCGTCGGCGGCACGTCACTCTTCGGCGGCACAGGCGACCCGATCAGCACGGTTCTCGGTGCGCTGATCATCGGCATGATCGGCAACATTATGAACCTCGCGGGGATCCAGTCCGAGCCCCAGATGGTCATCCTCGGAATCGTCATCCTCCTCGCGGTCTTCCTCACATCCGGAGGAGGCATCCAGCGGATACGCGCGGCCCTGTCAAAGCTGCGCCCGAAGCGAAACGGGGTCTCCGACAGCACACCTGCCTCGTCACCCGAGGATGTACCGATTTCGCGTCGCCCAGATCTTGAACAGGGAGTCGACTCCTCGGGTCCCAATCGTCAGTCCAACAACACGGAAGGAAACCCATGA